A single region of the Lotus japonicus ecotype B-129 chromosome 4, LjGifu_v1.2 genome encodes:
- the LOC130712854 gene encoding uncharacterized protein LOC130712854 — protein sequence MSQESSKKMASGPKPVTNVHGVRFLGLNPKNPKSTRVTRSSVFEIAEEVLEDVSPLQHLKPEGSTKKKRAKNTPKKKKSSIVEGTLEEPTVTIEAPEKQSEYVNEVIKTVLNDVLETPLMSIPVEDVGPDVPTTRKEANDVPISNLNADDGVDVDIDGDHSNQEEINPAPVTVTPASPVVSQLPSIELVNDVYVSPSPTVNPEEPAVEEEVHELVDDEGTESEDYVLARVLSEKKKKSTQVQVPAKKKKDKEKKKAFVEEVTPQKKSVKRKRRDGEESYVEPDVSDIDTTARKRMSGRRVPRRVSLERELVLEALGCQEVLDLIAAAGLMKTVTGFGRSFDKLVKEFVVNITPDCNMAGSAKYKKITAEQVKSWPKKGMLSTGTLSVKYALLNRIGAANWLPTNHFSHISIGLAKLIYLIGTKTPFDFGAFVFEQTIKHAYTLAVKFPIAFRSLISEIILSQHPKTVASDEYPLQKAIPLTFDPRLYVGPHVQDNAVETDQARAEYVNVSMSPADPGDVLAELMEVFKTLQDTIVSCTQRKKKFDLLIKRLTMGKASVVEDGIQAGVAQDVGTSGSDSD from the exons ATGTCTCAAGAGTCTAGCAAGAAGATGGCTTCTGGTCCTAAGCCCGTTACAAATGTGCATGGTGTTCGCTTTTTGGGGCTCAATCCAAAAAACCCCAAATCGACTAGGGTTACTCGCTCGAGTGTCTTTGAAATTGCAGAGGAAGTTCTTGAAGATGTTTCTCCTCTTCAACATCTTAAACCTGAAGGTAGCACCAAGAAGAAGCGCGCCAAGAATACACCCAAGAAGAAAAAGAGTTCTATTGTTGAGGGCACTCTGGAGGAGCCTACCGTTACAATCGAGGCCCCTGAGAAACAAAGTGAGTATGTTAATGAGGTTATTAAAACTGTTCTGAATGATGTTCTTGAAACTCCCCTAATGTCGATTCCAGTTGAAGATGTTGGGCCTGATGTTCCAACAACTAGGAAGGAAGCTAATGATGTTCCCATCAGCAATCTGAATGCTGATGATGGTGTTGATGTTGATATTGATGGTGATCACTCAAATCAGGAAGAGATTAATCCTGCTCCTGTGACTGTCACTCCTGCAAGTCCTGTTGTATCTCAACTCCCATCTATTGAGTTGGTGAATGATGTTTATGTGTCTCCCTCTCCCACTGTGAATCCTGAAGAACCTGCTGTCGAGGAAGAGGTTCATGAATTGGTTGATGATGAAGGCACAGAGTCTGAGGACTATGTGTTGGCCAGAGTGTTgtctgagaaaaagaaaaa GAGTACACAGGTCCAAGTCCCtgccaagaagaagaaggacaaggagaagaagaaggcttTTGTTGAAGAAGTGACCCCTCAGAAGAAGAGTgtcaagagaaaaagaagagatggtGAAGAGTCATATGTCGAGCCTGATGTCTCAGACATTGACACTACTGCCAGAAAAAGAATGTCTGGAAGGAGGGTTCCA AGAAGGGTTTCTCTTGAGAGAGAACTTGTCCTAGAAGCTCTTGGATGTCAAGAAGTTCTGGACTTGATTGCTGCTGCTGGTCTTATGAAGACTGTCACTGGATTTGGGCGCAGTTTtgacaagcttgtgaaggaatttGTTGTGAATATCACCCCTGACTGCAATATGGCTGGAAGTGCAAAGTACAAGAAG ATCACTGCTGAGCAAGTGAAATCTTGGCCCAAGAAGGGTATGTTGTCTACTGGCACCTTGAGTGTCAAGTATGCCTTGCTGAACCGCATTGGAGCTGCAAATTGGTTGCCAACCAATCATTTTTCTCACATTTCTATTGGTCTTGCCAAGTTGATTTACTTGATTGGCACTAAGACTCCATTTGATTTTGGAGCTTTTGTTTTTGAGCAAACAATAAAGCATGCATATACTTTGGCTGTGAAGTTTCCCATTGCATTTCGATCTCTGATCTCTGAGATCATCCTCAGCCAGCACCCTAAGACTGTGGCCTCGGATGAGTATCCTTTGCAGAAGGCAATTCCTCTTACCTTTGATCCCAGGCTGTATGTTGGACCACATGTCCAGGACAATGCTGTTGAGACTGATCAAGCTAGAGCTGAGTATGTAAATGTGTCAATGTCCCCTGCTGACCCTGGTGATGTTCTTGCTGAACTTATGGAAGTGTTCAAGACTCTTCAAGATACCATTGTGAGTTGCactcagaggaagaagaagtttgATCTGCTGATCAAAAGGTTGACTATGGGTAAAGCTTCTGTTGTTGAAGATGGAATTCAGGCTGGTGTTGCTCAGGATGTTGGGACATctggttctgattctgattag